From Camelus dromedarius isolate mCamDro1 chromosome 12, mCamDro1.pat, whole genome shotgun sequence, the proteins below share one genomic window:
- the LOC105098241 gene encoding LOW QUALITY PROTEIN: guanylate cyclase D-like (The sequence of the model RefSeq protein was modified relative to this genomic sequence to represent the inferred CDS: substituted 4 bases at 4 genomic stop codons) — protein MVLSYEGGTGTHWARGWSWTPLHGKTCPPFQGPWRSSLSHPRTVPFLPLPSVLLWGALLWAGSLPDLAWGAGTFTLGVLGPLDCDHIFAQALPSVAAQLAVDRVNKDSSMVLGSRLASMVLPTGCDTPSALATFLAHKNTVAAFVGPVNPSYCPAAALLAQGWGKTLFSWACGAPEXGGELVPTLPLAAHVLLSIMRHFGWDHVAIVSSYQDIXLATAQQVAMTLRTHGLPVGLVISLEPGEQGAMEVLKQLCSVDGLKILVLCMHSALLGASEQTNLLSRAQAQGLVDGRLVFLPYDTMLFALPYRIRSYPALGNSGPLQEADAVLTVSLESGPGDKAFEAARAGGELAAHLEPEPSLPQVSPLFGTIYDAVVLLAHALNRSEGYGAELSGAHLGDHTGDLDVAGFSQRIRTDEKGRRLAQYVILDTDGQGNQLVPTHILDTGMWQIXPLGRAIHFPGGPPPAHDSSCWFDPNTLCLRGGQPPGSLLALALAGVLVLAGGALTCLVRLGLQQLQLVRGPHRILLTAQELTFIHRGPSRRRLHADSASESGSVADGGSLRSAAEGPARRLPASQEPTNMALYQGEWVWLKKFEAGTVPELRPSCLSLLRKMRELQHEIASFLGFFVAPGVSALVLEHCARGSLEDLLWNETLRLDWTFKASLLLDLICGVWYLHHRHFPHGCLKPXNCVLDGRFVLKVTDYGYAKLRDTQRAPRPRSAPEELLWTAPELLRGAGAPGRGTLKGDIFSIGVILQEVLTRGPPYGSLGLSAEEIIRKLVSPPPLCWPLVSPDHGPPECIQLMEQCWEEDPEDRPNLDQIYTQFKSINQGKKTSVADSIFRMLGKYSQNLEDLIQEWTEELELERQKTERLLSQMLPPSVAEALKMGVTVEPEYFDQVTIYFSDIVGFTTISTLSEPIEVVGLLNDLYTLFDAVLGSHDVYKVETIGDAYMVASGLPWRNGNRHAAEIANVALDILSSMGNFGIRHAPTVPIRIRAGLHSGPCEAGVMGLTMPRYGLSGDTVNTSSRMESTGLPYRTHVRSSTVQAPLSLDEGYKIDIRGQTELKGKGIEETYWLVGKAGFPRALPTPLDIKPGDPWQDLINQEIKVAFAKARQSIAGPWSSGKASARP, from the exons GTTGGTCCTGGACCCCTCTGCATGGGAAGACCTGCCCACCCTTCCAGGGCCCATGGAGGTCCAGTCTCAGCCATCCAAGGACAGTCCCTTTCCTACCACTTCCCTCTGTGCTGCTTTGGGGTGCCCTCCTGTGGGCTGGTTCCCTCCCTGATCTGGCCTGGGGGGCAGGGACCTTCACCCTGGGGGTGCTGGGTCCCTTGGACTGTGACCACATCTTTGcccaggccctccccagtgtggctGCCCAGCTGGCTGTGGACCGAGTCAACAAGGACTCCTCAATGGTGCTGGGCTCACGGCTGGCTTCCATGGTCCTTCCCACGGGTTGTGACACCCCTAGTGCCCTGGCCACATTCCTGGCCCACAAGAACACTGTAGCTGCTTTTGTGGGCCCTGTCAATCCTAGTTACTGCCCAGCAGCAGCCCTACTGGCCCAAGGCTGGGGCAAGACCCTCTTCTCCTGGGCATGTGGGGCTCCAGAGTGAGGAGGTGAGCTGGTGCCCACCTTGCCTTTGGCTGCCCATGTGCTGCTGTCCATCATGAGACACTTTGGCTGGGATCACGTGGCCATCGTGTCCTCCTACCAGGACATCTGATTGGCTACAGCCCAACAGGTGGCCATGACTCTCAGGACACATGGACTGCCTGTGGGGTTGGTGATTTCTCTGGAACCCGGAGAGCAGGGGGCCATGGAGGTCCTGAAGCAGCTCTGCAGCGTGGATGGCCTGAAAA TCTTGGTGCTGTGCATGCACTCGGCGCTCCTAGGGGCCTCCGAGCAGACCAATCTGCTGAGCCGGGCACAGGCCCAGGGCCTGGTAGATGGGAGGCTGGTCTTCCTGCCCTACGACACAATGCTGTTCGCCTTGCCCTACCGCATCCGCTCCTACCCGGCCCTGGGCAACAGTGGGCCCCTGCAGGAGGCCGATGCAGTGCTGACCGTCAGTCTGGAGTCTGGCCCTGGAGACAAGGCCTTTGAAGCTGCCAGGGCTGGTGGAGAGCTGGCTGCCCACCTGGAGCCAGA ACCCTCTCTTCCACAGGTGTCCCCACTCTTTGGAACCATCTATGATGCTGTTGTCCTGCTGGCCCATGCCCTGAACCGCTCTGAGGGCTATGGGGCAGAACTCTCAGGGGCCCACTTAGGGGACCACACAGGGGATTTGGATGTGGCTGGTTTTAGCCAGAGGATCCGGACAGATGAGAAAGGCCGGAGGCTGGCTCAGTACGTCATTTTGGACACAGATGGTCAGGGAAACCAGCTGGTCCCCACTCACATCCTGGACACAGGCATGTGGCAAATTTAGCCTCTGGGCAGGGCCATACACTTTCCAGGAGGACCCCCTCCAGCACATGACTCCAGCTGCTGGTTTGACCCCAATACACTATGCCTGAGAG GTGGCCAGCCCCCAGGCAGCCTCCTCGCTCTGGCCCTGGCTGGTGTCCTGGTGTTGGCCGGCGGGGCCCTCACTTGCCTCGTCAG ACTGGGCCTCCAGCAGCTGCAGCTGGTGCGGGGCCCCCACCGGATCCTGCTGACAGCCCAGGAGCTTACCTTCATCCATCGGGGCCCGAGCAGAAGG AGGCTGCACGCAGACAGTGCAAGTGAATCAGGAAGTGTGGCAGATGGTGGGAGCCTGAGGTCGGCAGCTGAGGGGCCAGCAAGGagactcccagcctcccaggagcccACCAACATGGCTCTGTACCAG GGAGAGTGGGTGTGGCTGAAGAAGTTTGAAGCTGGCACAGTCCCTGAGCTGCGGCCGAGCTGCCTCAGCCTCCTTAGAAAG ATGCGGGAGCTGCAGCACGAGATCGCCAGCTTCCTGGGCTTCTTCGTGGCCCCTGGGGTCAGTGCTCTGGTGTTGGAGCACTGTGCCCGGGGCAGCCTGGAAGACCTGCTGTGGAATGAGACTCTGCGGCTGGACTGGACCTTCAAGGCCTCCCTGCTGCTGGATTTGATCTGT GGGGTGTGGTATCTGCACCACCGGCATTTCCCTCATGGCTGCCTCAAGCCCTGAAACTGTGTGCTGGATGGACGCTTTGTGCTAAAGGTCACTGACTACGGTTACGCCAAGCTCCGGGACACTCAGCGGGCTCCGCGCCCCCGATCAGCCCCAGAGG AGTTGCTGTGGACGGCTCCAGAGCTGCTGCGGGGAGCTGGGGCACCCGGGCGGGGCACACTCAAAGGGGACATCTTCAGTATTGGCGTCATCCTGCAGGAGGTGCTGACTCGGGGCCCACCTTATGGCTCCTTAGGGCTCTCAGCGGAAG AAATCATCAGGAAGCTGGTGTCTCCCCCTCCCCTGTGCTGGCCACTGGTGTCTCCTGACCACGGGCCACCTGAGTGCATCCAGCTGATGGAGCAGTGCTGGGAGGAGGATCCAGAGGACAGACCCAACCTGGACCAGATCTACACCCAG tTCAAAAGCATCAACCAAGGCAAGAAAACCAGTGTTGCTGACTCTATATTTAGGATGCTGGGGAAGTATTCCCAGAACCTGGAGGACTTGATCCAGGAGTGGACTGAGGAACTGGAGCTGGAGAGACAGAAAACTGAAAGGCTGCTCTCTCAGATGCTTCCTCC GTCCGTGGCTGAAGCTCTGAAAATGGGGGTGACTGTGGAGCCAGAGTACTTTGACCAGGTTACCATCTACTTCAGTGACATTGTGGGTTTTACCACCATCTCCACCCTGAGTGAGCCCATCGAGGTGGTGGGCTTGCTCAACGATCTCTACACACTGTTTGATGCTGTTCTGGGCAGCCATGATGTGTACAAG gtggaGACCATCGGGGATGCCTACATGGTAGCATCTGGGCTGCCCTGGCGCAATGGGAACCGGCATGCAGCTGAGATCGCCAACGTGGCCCTGGACATCCTCAGCTCTATGGGCAATTTTGGGATAAGGCATGCGCCCACTGTGCCCATTCGCATCAGGGCTGGGCTGCACTCAG GGCCTTGTGAGGCAGGGGTCATGGGTCTCACCATGCCTCGGTACGGCCTCTCTGGGGACACTGTTAACACCTCATCCCGGATGGAGTCTACAGGTCTGC CGTACAGAACTCATGTCCGCAGCAGCACTGTCCAGGCACCGCTCAGCCTGGATGAAGGCTACAAAATTGACATCAGAGGCCAGACTGAGCTAAAG GGGAAGGGCATCGAGGAGACCTACTGGCTGGTGGGGAAGGCGGGCTTCCCCAGAGCCCTCCCCACACCTTTGGACATCAAACCAGG